The genomic window AGAGACaagaacaaagaaagagaaatcaaaatgaaaactttattcTCACGTCCTCTTTCTGGTGTTTCTCTCCCTCAGACAAAACCAATCAATACGGATCAATCAGTCAATACTTGGTCACTTCAGGTTGAGGTACTGCGGTAACACATCATCCCAAAACTCTTCTGACTCTGCtgcttgacctttgacccctgaccttGGTTTACTGGATTTAGCACTTTGTTTCTTCACATTAGCAGTTTTAacaacctcctcctcttcatcctcctcttcttcctcttcagcctcctcctcttcttcagactcctcttcctcctcctcctcttcaacctcctcctcctcttcttcagcctcctcctcttcctcaactttatcctcctcttcttcttcctcctcttcttcctcctcttcttcattttcactctcctcttcctcttccacgtCTTCACTTTCGTCATCCTCTTCACTTTCCTCTGTTTTACTgttcccttcttcctcctcagcactactctcctcttcctcttctccattCTCACTCTCAGAATCACTTTCActgtcctcttcctcagcttccTCCTCATTTTCAGACTCTGTGTCATTGTCTGACCCTTCctcactttcctcctcctctccatcactttcttcaCTCCCCCCCTCTTCACTCTCATCCTTGCCCTCAATTTTTGTTGTCtcactttcctcttcctcctctccctcagcaCTACTCTCATCTTCCTCAACACCCCTGCTTTCCTCATTCTCTGACTCATCTTCTGGTTGAAGGGTGTCgctgtcttcctcttcctcttcttcctcttcttctgttaCTTTCTCACTACAGGAATTggcatcctcctcttcttcatcatcactcaCATTTACactagttgtttgtctttgttcctcctcttcttgttTGACCATCTCAGAGTCTGTCTGAGCCTTACTCTCCTCCTGACtcgtgtcctcctcctcctgactcgTGTCCTTCTCCTGACTCGTGTCCTTTTCCTCCTGACTCgtgtccttctcctcctgactcgtgtccttctcctcctgactcatgtcctcctcctcctgactcgtgtcctcctcctcctgactcgtgtccttctcctcctgactcgtgtccttctcctcctgactcgtgtccttctcctcctgactcgtgtccttctcctcctgacTCGTGTCCTTCTCCCCCTGACTTGTCTTGATGTCAGGACTCTCAGGTGCGGCTATAATGTTGATGCTAACTGCAGACTTTTGGCTGACGTCGGTGgttgattctgattggttgctgTGTTTCAGGTCCCTCTCGGAGGAGAAGGCGGAGCTTTTGGACATCACTTCCTGCATTACCAGTGACCCTGCTGCTAGCGAGGCAGCACCAGCTAGCAGGCTGGCATTCCGCTTGTCTTTCTGTGCttctttttcagatttttctttatttgcctCGTTCTTAGATTTTTTGTTAAAGGCTGTGTTTTCTGTGGACcgtaatgtttttttccccccatacATCAGAGGAGGTCTGTTTGTGCTCTTTTCATTCAGAGCATCCCTCAGATTAAGGCCAGGTGAGTTACCAGGTGAGCTGTTTTTAGGTTGAGGCTGTACCTGCTTAACTTTGGCCACATCAAATTCACCTGAATCTGGTTTCCTGGTCCTGGGACTCTTTCTGGAGGGAGACACCTTCTTGCCAGCCGCTGCCAGCTGGCTCCTCCCTTTACCTGTCCGGAGCTGCTGATTGGACGCCTCCCTCCTGACGTCCTTCCTACTCTGTGGTTTGTTTCTCCTCTGCAGCTCTTCCACTGTCAGAATCAGATTCTCTTTCTGctgatttgttgttttctgcctCTGAGGGCTCCGAGGGGCCAGAGAATGAGCATCCCCACCCCTCAGGAGCTTAGAGGGGAGGGCCCGGCTCGGGGAGGTGCTTGTATGTGACAAAGAGGAGACGCTGCTCTGTCTGGAGAGCTTCTTGTGACTCTCTTCCTGGCCTCTAGTCTTACCGTTCTTACCCTTCCTCTGTCCCGGCACCAGAAGCAAGAAGTGGATGAAAGAGAGGCTTGAGTTAGAGAAGAAAGACATGCAGCGAAAAGAGAaactcaaaaacagaaaaatggaaaatgagtcTCCTCCTCCATCGTGAATAATGAGGTTGTTTCTGGCACCAGTTCTAAATGAAAGTCTATGTGCATCTTTAATTTGCACCAAGACCTGAGCTTCGCATGACGCATGAAGTCAAGTTTGATCACCTCGGAAGCTGTGGAGCTGCTACACCTCCCTGCTGAAACAACCTCAGTTACCAATCTGATGAAGGAGCAGTTGGAGGAGGAGTAACGCTCTGTGTGAAAGTGAACATGTGGCGTTTCCTCCTCTGACAGGAGAGGAGGCTGAGAAGGGATCATTGTGGGCGTGGTGTGGGTGTGAGGTACCTTCTGAATTGGTGACAGGGTGAACGTTTTGTACCCCGGCTCCTTCTTCATCACATGTGTCTGAGAGCAGGAGAACGAGACGTGAGTCCACATTGATCCAGAGTGACATTTCATCATCGATGAGGATGGAGCCAGATTCTCACCATGTTGAGGAAGTCTGTGGTTTCTCCCAGGCTTTTCACGCTGTCAGCATCAGTGAGCCGTTCCACAACAGTGTCGGCCTCGCCCCCGGGCTGCTCTGTGGAAAGAAGACGGTACCTAGTCCAGCTGATCCTGAGTCAGCCTGGTGACCTGCAGACCCTCATGAACAAAACCACCAACACACGGATTTATGGAGAAGAAAATatgagggatgaagaggaggtagGTTCGGTACCGTGGTGGATTGACCCTGTGCTCCTGTGTTGGTGGGCGCCATTGAGCTGCTTTCTGTGGGATGGCTTGGGTGGAATCAGTTGAGGTGGGAAGGTCTGGTTGGAGACAGGCACCGGTGGGTGGAGGTAGCTGGGCATGGCTGCTGGCAGCGTGCTGAACATGGCACTGGACGGGTCCGGAGATCTCTCCTGTTGGAAGGAGTCAGGGAATCACGTAAGAATGTCTGCATCATGGTAACAGAAGAGGAAAGTGGCTTCATGGCTGCACCCACCCTCTCCCTCCTGCGAACACGAGCAGAGATGCTTCTCTGGAGGGTGGAGGAGCCGGACGTGTCTCCCAGCAGCTCCACGTACGGCTTCTCCAGGAAGTCCTCCGTCACATCATCTACCTCTAGAGTTACTGCCCCACAGCTGGGATCCCGGGGCCGGGCCAGCACCACCATGTGACAGCCACCACATGACACCTAGACAAAAGGCAGATTAATGCATACAACGTAAGAGGTGTGTGTACTAGCATTAGTACTGGATGTAGCGTCAGTGTGGTCTTGTGAAACACCCACCGCCTGAACACTGTACTGGAGGAAGCGCGGACACAGAGTTGGTTTAAACTGGTTGGTGAAGTTCTCTTCTCCCAGGCCCAGTTTTCCATGTCTGCCATCACCAAATGTGTACAGCAACCCCCCCtctggaaaaaaaccaaacaaataaacaaacaactcAAGCAGCTTCAATGACACCAGACAATCAGATTCACGGGGTGAAGTCCACCTGTGATgacagcagtgtggttttcccCACAGGCCACCTGACACACCCGACCCTTCCTGAAGTGCTCCACAGGCTGGGGCAGCCGTGACTCGAAGATGAACGTCCCCTGACCGAGCTGTCCGAACTGACCGAGACCGAAGGTGAACACGGCGTCCTCTGAGAGGAAGACACAGCCTTAATAATAGTGATAAAGGTCAAATTGACGTCATTAAAGAGCAGATTTATTCAGCTCCCACCTGTTAGGGCCACTGTGTGGCCCCCCCCACAAGCCACCTGCACCACCGGCTCCTTGATGCCCTTCACCAGCTGAGGAATTCGATGTCGAGGTAGCTGGTCGGTGCCAAGACCAAGTTTACCGCTGTCACACTCACCAAAGGTGTAGAGAGCGCCATCCACTGGGGCAGCAAGACAATTTCACACCACTGACAGAAACTCGGGGGCCACATTCATTCTGGAACCTCACCTGTCACTAAGGCAGAGTGGTAGTATCCACAGGACAtccagctgattggctgccccACACTCACTTCCTGTGGTGAGGAGGCGTGACTTTCCTTCCCCAAACCAAGCTGCCCCTCTGTGTTATCACCCCACATGAACAGTTTACCCGCCTCTGTAACGACAGGAACACACAtcacttaaaaaaaagtttagaatTATTTCTTAAGATTTAAACTTATAACAActtaaacaatgaaaacaataaaacaacataaatctCATTTATTGAACAAACTGCTGTGGAATGATGAGGAACAGCTGATCAGCAACTGAACCTGTGAGGACAGCGGATGTGTTCGAACCAGCAGCGAGCATTTTGATTGGTCCCTGCGAATCCAAGCAGTGGATCCTGTGAAACGCCGTCCTCTCCTCGCAGTCACCCAGCCCGAGCTGACCCTCGCTGTTCCCTCCTGCAGCCAAGACGCTTCCTCgagctgcacagaaaaaaacgtCTTTAACCCCCCATTAAACCGGAGTCTGTttagaataaattaaaatgtcagaaacCAACCCGTGCAGACAAGAGTGTGGTTCCTCCCACAGGCCACCAGACAAATCTTCTCAGACTTCAGAGCTGttgacagaaaacattcttGTTGGCATTCATCATTAGCATTTCATAATATTCCACAGGACAAATCAtctaaaactcaaaaataagcTAAAcccatgaacaacaacaacacatttgtcGCTCAGCTATCAGTCATGCTTCCTTATGTCAGTCTCATAATGTTAGCTGCTCTTCACAGATGTTCGGTGAGCAGCCATTTGTCACAGATTGGGAAGAGGGCTCACTGATTTTATCAATAATATTAATGAGGTAGTTTAAACTTTTCCTATGTTACTATCACAGTCTATTTAATCTTATGTTGCTGCTTTTACCCTGCCTTTAAAGATGATAATTTTAAATagtgctgtttttttattagttGTATTGTATCTAttctattttgttttctaatcttacaaattttatttttgtacttttttttcattataatgactattttaatcatattttatgGTTTTACTCCTATGTTTCTCCAGGGGGGGTCCTCCACTCTGGGAGCAGGGTCCAGTCTGCTGATGGTTGAGCTGTATATGGGTTCCTTCGGCCCGGCCAGTGGACCCCCACATAGAAGGGGGTTCCTCCCCTCTATGTGGGGGTCCACATGTCCGTTtataaatttccttttttttttttttttttaattgtttattgttttgaaTTCTGTAAAGCACATTGTGTTGCATTTTGTATGAAAAGTGTTCTATAAATAAagctgatttgatttgaatggAGATCAGGCCACAGAGATGACCTCATCCATGCCGCCATTGTCCACACTGAACCTTCAGCATCATAACACCACTGTGCATCACGACAATCATTCAGCATTCCAGCACCTAAACAACTCTCCTCTGGGACCATCTGATGGAACGCAGACCCACCTTTGACACAGGTAGGCTTGCTCACTGTCACCTTGGACCCCAGACCAAGCTGACCCCAGTTATTGCTTCCAAACATGAAGAGTTTCCCATTTTCTATGGAGAAAAAAAGCACCTGTTAATTTCTATGGTGCTCCAGTTGGAGGGTTTAGGTGATGATGTACAATTAGTTTTTCATGGAATTAGGggatccctaaccctaaactcttaTATAActcaaaatatttcacacatttaaacTAGTAAGGCACCTTTAATCTTCTCACCTGTTATTAAGGCGGTGTGCTCATCCCCACAGGCAATTTTTAGAGGGACATCGTTTTTCAACCAGAATTTACTTGGGATATTGTCAGAAAATTTGCTCTTTCCAAAGGTAAAAACTGCTCCAGATTCTGACAGAGAGGGAAACAAGCAAAGAGCATATGAAGGGAATCCTCCATGTCTTCAAGTGAACTAATCTAAAATTACTTTTCGCTTTTACATA from Antennarius striatus isolate MH-2024 chromosome 24, ASM4005453v1, whole genome shotgun sequence includes these protein-coding regions:
- the rpgrb gene encoding retinitis pigmentosa GTPase regulator b is translated as MAGESEDDIPESGAVFTFGKSKFSDNIPSKFWLKNDVPLKIACGDEHTALITENGKLFMFGSNNWGQLGLGSKVTVSKPTCVKALKSEKICLVACGRNHTLVCTARGSVLAAGGNSEGQLGLGDCEERTAFHRIHCLDSQGPIKMLAAGSNTSAVLTEAGKLFMWGDNTEGQLGLGKESHASSPQEVSVGQPISWMSCGYYHSALVTVDGALYTFGECDSGKLGLGTDQLPRHRIPQLVKGIKEPVVQVACGGGHTVALTEDAVFTFGLGQFGQLGQGTFIFESRLPQPVEHFRKGRVCQVACGENHTAVITEGGLLYTFGDGRHGKLGLGEENFTNQFKPTLCPRFLQYSVQAVSCGGCHMVVLARPRDPSCGAVTLEVDDVTEDFLEKPYVELLGDTSGSSTLQRSISARVRRRERERSPDPSSAMFSTLPAAMPSYLHPPVPVSNQTFPPQLIPPKPSHRKQLNGAHQHRSTGSIHHEQPGGEADTVVERLTDADSVKSLGETTDFLNMTHVMKKEPGYKTFTLSPIQKRKGKNGKTRGQEESHKKLSRQSSVSSLSHTSTSPSRALPSKLLRGGDAHSLAPRSPQRQKTTNQQKENLILTVEELQRRNKPQSRKDVRREASNQQLRTGKGRSQLAAAGKKVSPSRKSPRTRKPDSGEFDVAKVKQVQPQPKNSSPGNSPGLNLRDALNEKSTNRPPLMYGGKKTLRSTENTAFNKKSKNEANKEKSEKEAQKDKRNASLLAGAASLAAGSLVMQEVMSKSSAFSSERDLKHSNQSESTTDVSQKSAVSINIIAAPESPDIKTSQGEKDTSQEEKDTSQEEKDTSQEEKDTSQEEKDTSQEEEDTSQEEEDMSQEEKDTSQEEKDTSQEEKDTSQEKDTSQEEEDTSQEESKAQTDSEMVKQEEEEQRQTTSVNVSDDEEEEDANSCSEKVTEEEEEEEEEDSDTLQPEDESENEESRGVEEDESSAEGEEEEESETTKIEGKDESEEGGSEESDGEEEESEEGSDNDTESENEEEAEEEDSESDSESENGEEEEESSAEEEEGNSKTEESEEDDESEDVEEEEESENEEEEEEEEEEEEEDKVEEEEEAEEEEEEVEEEEEEEESEEEEEAEEEEEEDEEEEVVKTANVKKQSAKSSKPRSGVKGQAAESEEFWDDVLPQYLNLK